The following are encoded in a window of Prochlorococcus marinus str. MIT 1013 genomic DNA:
- the ftsH gene encoding ATP-dependent zinc metalloprotease FtsH: protein MDKKWKVIALWVLPITIVVLISWQIIGSATNTPATQANSSATSRSAPVAKISYGRFLDYIKAGRVTSVDIFDGGRNAIVESVDPEIDNRVQRLKVDLPGLAPELVNSLKEEGISFDIHPPKTAPAGIGILGNLLFPIILIGGLILLSRRSNSMPGGPGQAMQFGKTKARFAMEAETGVKFDDVAGVNEAKQDLEEVVTFLKQPERFTSVGAQIPRGVLLVGPPGTGKTLLAKAIAGEAGVPFFSLSGSEFVEMFVGVGASRVRDLFKRAKENSPCLIFIDEIDAVGRQRGAGIGGGNDEREQTLNQLLTEMDGFEGNSGIIIIAATNRPDVLDSALMRPGRFDRQVTVDAPDISGRLSILKVHSRNKKLEKDLTLESIARRTPGFTGADLANLLNEAAILTARRRKDQIGLSEIDDAVDRIIAGMEGQPLVDGRSKRLIAYHEVGHALIGSLVKDHDPVQKVTVIPRGQAKGLTWFSPDDDQSLISRAQLKARIMGALGGRAAEDIIFGREEVTTGAGGDVQQVASMARQMVTRFGMSSLGPVSLEGDSQEVFVGRSLMNTSDISDEISKQIDEQVRKIVKKCYEETLELVAKNRSAMDKLVEILIEKETMDGEEFCKILSEFTVIPKKERFIPVLQDPK from the coding sequence ATGGATAAAAAATGGAAAGTTATAGCTCTTTGGGTTCTCCCAATAACAATAGTAGTTTTAATTAGTTGGCAAATCATTGGGTCAGCAACCAATACTCCAGCTACTCAAGCCAACTCTTCTGCGACATCAAGAAGTGCACCAGTTGCCAAAATTAGCTACGGAAGATTTCTCGATTATATAAAAGCAGGAAGAGTGACTTCTGTTGACATATTTGATGGGGGAAGAAATGCAATCGTCGAATCAGTTGATCCCGAAATTGATAATAGAGTTCAAAGACTAAAAGTTGATCTTCCAGGATTAGCCCCTGAATTAGTTAATTCATTAAAAGAAGAAGGTATCAGCTTTGACATTCATCCACCTAAAACAGCTCCAGCTGGAATTGGAATACTTGGAAATCTATTATTCCCTATCATTTTAATTGGAGGTTTGATTTTACTTTCAAGAAGATCAAATTCTATGCCAGGTGGACCAGGTCAGGCTATGCAATTTGGTAAAACAAAGGCTCGATTTGCTATGGAAGCAGAAACAGGTGTCAAATTCGATGATGTGGCTGGAGTAAATGAAGCAAAACAAGATCTAGAAGAAGTGGTTACTTTCTTAAAACAACCCGAAAGATTTACATCTGTTGGGGCCCAAATACCTAGAGGTGTTTTGCTAGTAGGGCCTCCAGGAACAGGAAAAACTCTTTTAGCAAAAGCAATTGCTGGAGAAGCAGGTGTACCTTTCTTTTCACTTTCTGGATCTGAATTTGTAGAAATGTTTGTAGGTGTAGGTGCAAGTCGAGTAAGAGATTTGTTCAAAAGAGCTAAAGAAAATAGTCCTTGCCTCATATTTATTGATGAAATTGATGCAGTCGGTAGACAGAGGGGTGCTGGAATTGGAGGCGGTAATGATGAGAGGGAGCAAACACTCAATCAACTTCTAACCGAGATGGATGGATTCGAGGGCAATAGTGGAATTATTATTATTGCGGCAACAAATAGGCCAGATGTTCTTGACTCCGCATTAATGAGACCAGGAAGATTCGACAGACAGGTAACTGTCGATGCACCTGACATTTCAGGCCGACTATCAATACTTAAAGTTCACTCTAGAAATAAAAAATTAGAAAAGGATCTGACTTTAGAAAGTATTGCAAGAAGAACTCCTGGTTTTACTGGAGCAGATCTAGCTAATTTGCTAAATGAAGCAGCCATTCTTACCGCGAGAAGAAGAAAAGATCAAATAGGCCTTTCTGAAATTGATGATGCAGTCGATCGCATCATTGCAGGAATGGAAGGTCAACCTCTCGTTGATGGGAGAAGTAAAAGACTAATTGCTTATCATGAAGTTGGTCATGCCCTCATAGGTTCTTTAGTAAAGGATCATGATCCAGTCCAAAAGGTTACTGTTATACCGAGAGGCCAAGCAAAAGGCTTGACTTGGTTTTCACCAGATGATGACCAAAGTTTAATTAGTAGAGCACAATTGAAAGCAAGAATAATGGGAGCATTAGGAGGAAGAGCAGCTGAAGATATTATTTTTGGACGAGAAGAAGTAACCACTGGAGCTGGAGGTGATGTACAGCAAGTGGCATCAATGGCTAGACAAATGGTCACACGTTTTGGAATGAGTAGCCTTGGTCCAGTTTCTTTAGAAGGCGATAGTCAAGAAGTTTTTGTTGGAAGAAGCCTAATGAATACATCTGATATTTCAGATGAAATTTCGAAACAAATTGATGAGCAGGTTAGAAAAATAGTTAAAAAGTGCTACGAAGAAACACTTGAACTAGTAGCCAAAAACAGATCTGCTATGGATAAGCTGGTTGAAATACTTATCGAAAAAGAGACTATGGATGGTGAAGAATTTTGCAAAATATTATCTGAATTCACAGTTATTCCTAAAAAGGAAAGATTTATACCAGTACTTCAAGATCCAAAATAA
- a CDS encoding ABC transporter permease codes for MKRKLPLAETSGMAIKNLKSNKFRSLLTMLGIVIGNASVITLVGVGRGAQNLAENQLSNLGANVLFVVPGNNDTRRRGVAFPKNLVLKDAKAIEEQVPTVKRVAPQISSSEVIQTGSKSTSSSISGVTSDFLIVRSFEIAKGRFINDQDTKGAKNVVVIGPDLEEKLFNGREGLGEKIRIKDQSFEIVGVMKPKGAVFGNNQDENAYIPLSTMVSRITGKDPTYGVSLSFISVEAINEKSTKAAKFQITNLLRQRHKIIRDDDFAVRSQKDALQIVSTITGGLTLMLAAIGGISLLVGGIGIMNIMLVSVSERTEEIGLRKALGARRLDISTQFLIESLILSSMGGLAGTGLGITTVKVVALLTPLPATIGIGTVLITVIISSTIGLTFGVLPAKRAAKLDPITALRSL; via the coding sequence ATGAAAAGAAAACTCCCGCTTGCTGAAACCTCGGGAATGGCAATAAAGAATCTTAAATCAAATAAATTTCGAAGCTTATTAACAATGCTAGGAATAGTTATTGGGAATGCTTCTGTCATAACACTTGTAGGTGTAGGTAGAGGAGCACAAAATCTTGCTGAAAACCAATTGAGTAATCTAGGTGCAAATGTTTTATTTGTTGTTCCTGGGAATAATGACACAAGAAGAAGAGGAGTTGCATTTCCAAAGAACCTTGTTCTTAAAGATGCAAAAGCGATAGAAGAACAAGTTCCTACTGTAAAAAGAGTAGCTCCACAAATCTCATCAAGTGAAGTCATTCAAACTGGTTCTAAAAGTACGAGTAGTTCTATTTCTGGTGTTACAAGTGATTTCCTAATTGTAAGAAGCTTTGAAATTGCCAAAGGACGTTTTATCAATGATCAAGATACGAAAGGGGCTAAGAATGTAGTAGTTATTGGACCCGATCTCGAAGAGAAACTCTTTAACGGAAGAGAAGGTTTGGGAGAGAAGATAAGAATAAAAGATCAATCTTTTGAAATTGTGGGAGTGATGAAGCCTAAAGGTGCTGTATTTGGAAATAATCAAGACGAAAACGCATACATTCCTCTATCCACAATGGTCAGCAGAATAACTGGTAAAGATCCAACCTATGGAGTAAGTCTAAGCTTCATAAGTGTTGAAGCAATAAATGAAAAATCAACAAAAGCGGCAAAGTTTCAGATAACAAATTTATTGAGACAAAGGCATAAAATAATCAGAGATGATGACTTCGCTGTACGATCTCAAAAAGATGCATTGCAAATAGTATCAACCATTACGGGAGGGTTAACACTAATGCTAGCTGCAATCGGTGGAATATCATTACTAGTTGGCGGTATAGGTATTATGAATATTATGTTGGTATCTGTAAGTGAAAGGACAGAAGAAATAGGACTTAGAAAAGCTTTAGGTGCAAGAAGACTAGATATTTCAACCCAATTTCTAATTGAATCATTAATTCTTTCTAGCATGGGTGGATTAGCTGGTACCGGATTAGGAATCACGACTGTAAAAGTAGTAGCATTATTAACACCTCTACCAGCAACTATTGGTATAGGTACTGTATTAATAACAGTCATAATTTCTAGTACAATAGGTTTAACCTTTGGCGTTTTACCTGCAAAAAGAGCTGCAAAACTTGATCCAATTACTGCACTAAGAAGTTTGTAA
- a CDS encoding nucleoside triphosphate pyrophosphohydrolase family protein, which yields MELNDYQRESRKTALYPDVGRNAIYPTLGLVGEAGEVADKVKKILRDKRGLFDKESKDAIKFELGDVLWYISQLSSELGYELEEVAHANLQKLNSRKSRGKIQGSGDNR from the coding sequence ATGGAATTAAATGATTATCAAAGAGAATCTCGTAAGACAGCACTTTATCCTGATGTTGGACGCAATGCTATTTATCCAACATTAGGTCTTGTAGGTGAAGCAGGGGAGGTGGCTGACAAAGTAAAGAAAATTCTTAGAGATAAAAGGGGTCTATTTGATAAAGAAAGTAAGGATGCAATTAAATTTGAACTAGGCGATGTTCTTTGGTACATATCACAACTTTCCAGTGAACTGGGATATGAATTGGAAGAGGTCGCTCATGCAAACTTACAAAAGCTCAACAGCCGAAAATCTCGAGGAAAAATTCAAGGCAGTGGCGATAATCGCTGA
- a CDS encoding YggT family protein: MGYEIIPTILLVLLKTLGIYSTILIIRVLLTWFPNLDMSNPILVNLCAITDPYLNFFRGIIPPLGGLDLSPILAFVVIRVVQGILGNAAALAMGGFQMYG, from the coding sequence ATGGGTTACGAAATTATTCCAACAATTCTTCTTGTACTTTTAAAAACCCTTGGAATTTATTCAACAATATTGATCATTAGGGTCCTGCTGACCTGGTTCCCAAATCTTGATATGAGTAATCCAATTCTTGTAAATTTATGTGCCATCACTGACCCTTACTTAAATTTTTTTAGAGGGATTATTCCTCCATTAGGAGGCTTAGACTTATCTCCTATTTTAGCTTTTGTAGTAATAAGAGTTGTTCAAGGAATTCTTGGAAATGCGGCTGCATTAGCTATGGGAGGATTTCAAATGTATGGCTAA
- the scpB gene encoding SMC-Scp complex subunit ScpB, giving the protein MSEIIQISLPAKIEAILYLKGRPTSSKEMAELLEKDIAEIEKALWELKAGYAQRDTSLEINENKNYYSLELRQGLGELVQDLLPADLSIATLRTLATVALKKKILQSELVDLRGSGAYDHIKELVDKNFVERRRQKDGRSYWLTLSEKFHQTFSVLPEPDQAEDKKAA; this is encoded by the coding sequence ATGAGTGAGATCATACAAATTTCATTACCAGCGAAGATTGAGGCAATCCTTTATCTCAAAGGAAGACCAACATCATCAAAAGAGATGGCTGAATTACTTGAAAAAGATATTGCTGAAATAGAAAAAGCACTCTGGGAACTTAAGGCTGGATATGCTCAGCGTGACACTTCTTTAGAAATAAACGAAAACAAAAATTATTACAGCTTAGAGTTAAGGCAAGGACTAGGTGAATTGGTTCAGGATCTCCTACCAGCAGATTTATCAATTGCCACACTAAGAACATTGGCAACTGTTGCACTTAAGAAAAAAATACTCCAATCAGAATTGGTTGATCTCAGAGGTTCTGGCGCATACGATCACATTAAAGAGCTTGTAGATAAAAACTTCGTTGAAAGAAGGCGGCAAAAGGATGGTCGCTCTTACTGGTTAACTCTCTCAGAAAAATTTCATCAAACATTTTCTGTATTACCTGAACCAGATCAAGCAGAAGACAAAAAAGCGGCGTAA
- the ilvA gene encoding threonine ammonia-lyase, biosynthetic, which yields MEDYLQKILRARVYDVAEETPLERAKNLSKRFKNDIWLKREDLQPVFSFKLRGAFNRMSQLTKEELNKGVIASSAGNHAQGVALSASFLKCRAVIVMPLTTPLMKVKAVESHKAEVILFGETYDECYEKALEISKTDNLTFIHPFDDPEVIAGQGTIGLEILRQSHTPPDAIYIAVGGGGLIAGVSAYVKAIWPDTKIIGVEPEDACAMTDSIKANKPVELESVGLFADGVAVRKVGEKTFSICKKNVDEMITVNTDEICAAIKDVFEDTRSILEPAGALSIAGLKKHVVNNHLKNNNLVAIACGANMNFERLRFVAERAELGEEKEAMIAVGIPEKAGSLKLLCETLGSRSLTEFSYRMSEGKTAQIFMGVEVSNITDRELLIGEIKRKGFDCHDLSNDELSKVHLRHMVGGRLPRSIKKISKGEYRELLYRFEFPERPGALMRFVNSMRPEWTISIFHYRNHGADTGRIVIGVLVNDSDIPDWNEFVQKIGYKNWKETDNPAYKLFLGA from the coding sequence ATGGAGGACTATTTACAAAAAATACTAAGAGCTCGTGTTTATGACGTTGCTGAAGAAACCCCACTAGAAAGGGCAAAAAACTTAAGCAAAAGATTCAAAAATGACATCTGGCTTAAGAGAGAAGACCTTCAACCTGTCTTTTCATTCAAGTTAAGAGGTGCATTTAATCGCATGTCTCAGCTAACCAAAGAAGAGCTTAATAAAGGAGTAATTGCATCAAGCGCTGGTAACCATGCACAGGGAGTTGCTTTAAGTGCATCCTTTCTTAAATGCAGAGCAGTGATTGTAATGCCTCTGACAACTCCCTTAATGAAAGTAAAGGCAGTTGAATCACATAAAGCAGAAGTTATTCTTTTCGGTGAAACATATGATGAATGTTACGAAAAAGCACTAGAAATATCTAAAACAGACAATCTAACTTTTATCCATCCATTTGATGATCCTGAAGTCATAGCGGGACAAGGAACAATAGGTCTAGAAATACTTAGACAGAGTCATACTCCACCTGACGCTATTTATATCGCTGTAGGGGGAGGAGGACTTATTGCTGGAGTAAGTGCATACGTAAAAGCAATATGGCCAGATACAAAGATTATTGGTGTTGAACCTGAAGATGCCTGCGCAATGACAGATTCAATAAAGGCCAACAAGCCAGTTGAGCTTGAGAGTGTTGGCCTTTTTGCAGACGGTGTCGCGGTAAGAAAGGTAGGAGAAAAGACGTTTTCGATTTGTAAAAAAAATGTTGATGAAATGATTACGGTAAATACTGACGAAATCTGTGCCGCAATAAAAGATGTTTTCGAAGATACACGATCAATTCTTGAACCAGCAGGTGCATTATCCATTGCTGGTCTAAAGAAACATGTAGTTAATAATCATTTAAAAAATAACAACCTAGTAGCAATTGCTTGTGGTGCAAATATGAATTTTGAACGCCTAAGATTTGTAGCAGAAAGAGCTGAATTAGGAGAAGAAAAAGAAGCAATGATTGCAGTAGGAATCCCAGAAAAAGCAGGTAGTTTAAAACTTTTATGTGAAACACTTGGATCACGAAGTTTAACTGAATTTAGTTACAGAATGTCAGAAGGTAAAACAGCTCAAATATTTATGGGTGTAGAGGTATCAAATATTACTGATAGAGAATTATTAATCGGAGAAATAAAGAGAAAGGGCTTTGATTGTCATGATTTAAGTAATGATGAATTATCAAAAGTTCATCTCAGACATATGGTTGGTGGCAGGCTCCCAAGATCAATAAAAAAAATATCTAAAGGAGAATACAGAGAATTACTATATAGATTTGAATTTCCTGAAAGGCCTGGAGCCTTAATGAGATTTGTTAACTCTATGAGACCAGAGTGGACAATAAGCATTTTTCATTATCGAAACCATGGCGCTGATACTGGCAGAATTGTAATAGGTGTGCTAGTAAACGATTCTGATATTCCAGATTGGAATGAATTTGTCCAAAAAATAGGTTATAAAAATTGGAAAGAGACCGATAATCCAGCATATAAATTGTTTTTAGGTGCATAG
- the dxs gene encoding 1-deoxy-D-xylulose-5-phosphate synthase — MRLSQLSHPNELHGLPISELEDVACQIRERHLQVVSTSGGHLGPGLGVVELTIALYQTLDLDVDKVIWDVGHQAYPHKLLTGRYDRFDSLRQQNGVAGYLKRTESKFDHFGAGHASTSISAALGMAIARDRKGEDYKCVAVIGDGALTGGMALEAINHAGHLPKTPLLVVLNDNDMSISPPVGALSTYLNRMRHSPPVQFISDSVQESVKNLPFMGDAIQEEFKSLTGSVRRLAVPSVGAVFEELGFTYMGPVDGHDISGLTKTFNAAHKVGGPVMVHVATTKGKGYPYAEADQVGYHAQSSFDLTTGKSIPSKTPKPPSFSKVFGQTLVKLCEQDSKIVGITAAMAEGTALNLLQKAIPEQYVDVGIAEQHAVTLAGGMACEGIKPVVAIYSTFLQRAYDQLIHDIGIQNLPVTFVLDRAGIVGADGPTHQGQYDISYLRCVPNFTVMAPKDESELQQMLVTCINHNGPSALRIPRGSGEGAALMEEGWESLEIGKAEIIEEGDNLLIIGYGSMVSPAIKTAAILKESGVNCTVINARFIRPLDEETIHNAAKRIGKVVTMEEGTLLGGFGSAVVESFNDNDIFVPTLRIGIPDKLVDHATPQQSKESLGLTPEMMVDQIKNKFNFN; from the coding sequence ATGCGTCTGAGCCAGTTAAGTCATCCGAATGAGCTTCATGGCTTACCCATTAGTGAATTGGAAGATGTCGCTTGCCAAATTAGAGAAAGGCATCTTCAAGTAGTTTCTACTAGTGGTGGGCACTTAGGTCCAGGTCTTGGTGTTGTTGAGTTAACAATTGCTCTCTATCAGACTTTAGATTTAGATGTCGATAAAGTTATTTGGGATGTTGGACATCAAGCATATCCACATAAGTTACTAACGGGTAGATATGACCGATTTGATTCACTTAGACAGCAGAATGGCGTAGCTGGTTACCTAAAAAGAACAGAAAGTAAATTTGATCATTTTGGAGCTGGTCATGCGAGCACATCAATTTCAGCTGCACTTGGTATGGCTATTGCTAGGGACAGAAAAGGAGAAGATTATAAATGTGTTGCAGTAATTGGAGATGGTGCTCTGACAGGTGGAATGGCTTTAGAGGCTATTAATCATGCAGGACATCTTCCTAAAACTCCTCTTTTGGTTGTTTTAAATGATAATGATATGTCGATTTCTCCTCCTGTAGGAGCATTGTCGACTTATTTAAATCGAATGCGTCATAGCCCACCTGTTCAATTTATATCGGACAGTGTTCAAGAAAGTGTCAAAAATCTTCCTTTCATGGGAGATGCTATCCAAGAGGAATTTAAATCTCTTACTGGCAGCGTTAGACGTTTAGCAGTTCCTAGTGTTGGTGCTGTTTTTGAGGAATTGGGTTTTACTTATATGGGACCTGTAGATGGGCATGATATTTCTGGATTGACTAAGACATTTAATGCTGCACATAAAGTTGGTGGACCTGTCATGGTCCATGTCGCTACTACAAAGGGGAAAGGTTATCCATATGCTGAGGCTGACCAGGTTGGTTACCATGCTCAGTCTTCCTTTGATTTAACAACAGGAAAATCTATTCCTTCTAAAACACCTAAACCTCCAAGTTTTAGTAAGGTTTTTGGTCAAACTTTAGTAAAGCTTTGCGAGCAAGATAGCAAGATTGTTGGTATTACTGCTGCAATGGCTGAAGGTACTGCTTTAAATCTTTTACAGAAAGCTATCCCTGAACAATATGTAGATGTTGGTATAGCTGAACAACATGCTGTAACTCTTGCTGGTGGAATGGCTTGCGAAGGTATTAAACCAGTTGTGGCTATTTACAGTACTTTCTTACAACGAGCATATGATCAGTTGATTCATGATATTGGAATACAGAATTTACCTGTAACTTTTGTATTAGATAGAGCTGGAATTGTTGGGGCTGATGGCCCAACCCATCAAGGACAATATGACATTAGTTATTTAAGATGTGTTCCTAATTTTACTGTTATGGCTCCTAAAGATGAGTCTGAATTGCAACAAATGCTGGTCACATGTATTAATCACAATGGTCCCTCTGCACTAAGAATACCTAGAGGCTCTGGAGAAGGAGCAGCTTTAATGGAAGAAGGATGGGAGTCTCTTGAAATTGGTAAGGCAGAGATAATAGAAGAGGGAGATAATTTATTAATAATTGGCTATGGATCTATGGTTTCCCCGGCGATTAAAACAGCTGCAATACTTAAAGAATCTGGAGTTAATTGCACTGTTATAAACGCTCGCTTTATAAGACCATTAGATGAGGAAACTATTCATAACGCTGCAAAAAGGATTGGTAAAGTAGTAACAATGGAAGAAGGAACATTATTGGGCGGTTTTGGGTCAGCAGTTGTTGAATCTTTTAATGATAATGATATTTTTGTTCCTACATTAAGAATAGGAATACCAGATAAACTAGTAGATCATGCAACTCCCCAGCAAAGCAAAGAATCACTTGGCTTGACTCCAGAAATGATGGTTGATCAAATTAAAAATAAATTTAATTTTAATTAA
- the psaK gene encoding photosystem I reaction center subunit PsaK, with the protein MFTTLLAAADPVTFQWSPKCAVVMIICNLLAYAIARSNIEKPNEGFPMPNAQFYGGLSHGSFVAANCLGHVLGIGSILGLAARGVL; encoded by the coding sequence ATGTTCACAACATTATTAGCGGCAGCTGATCCAGTGACATTTCAATGGTCTCCAAAATGTGCCGTTGTGATGATTATTTGCAATTTACTTGCATATGCAATAGCAAGATCAAATATTGAAAAGCCAAACGAAGGTTTTCCTATGCCTAATGCTCAGTTTTATGGAGGACTAAGTCATGGCTCTTTTGTGGCTGCAAACTGCTTAGGACATGTTTTGGGAATAGGTTCAATATTGGGTCTTGCTGCTAGAGGAGTGTTATAA
- a CDS encoding DUF3593 domain-containing protein, translated as MSILSLDSIARIDPSPFFIVSLIPYIVFLRYAGKTKAIPKISFLGFKLTLLFVFMTIVFAIIAQIYFGDELTNVDVLHGLAESFLTISDAFVVYGFVLMLQSIKTNTEVKNS; from the coding sequence ATGTCAATTCTTAGTCTTGATTCAATTGCAAGAATTGATCCTAGTCCATTTTTTATCGTTTCACTCATCCCTTATATAGTATTCCTGCGTTACGCGGGCAAAACAAAAGCGATACCAAAAATATCATTTTTAGGTTTTAAGTTAACTCTCTTGTTTGTCTTTATGACGATAGTTTTTGCAATAATCGCACAAATTTATTTTGGGGATGAACTAACAAACGTGGATGTACTGCATGGACTAGCAGAATCGTTTTTAACGATTAGCGATGCATTTGTTGTTTACGGTTTTGTTTTGATGCTGCAGTCAATCAAAACCAACACGGAAGTAAAAAACTCTTAA
- a CDS encoding DUF2499 domain-containing protein encodes MHELSLGTWFIHIATLFEWGIAIIIIDYISSISKNKALGYFALAMLPNLASAMAAITWHIFDNSIELKGLVVLQAALTTLGNTCLAFAAWNLFRTESSQPNQ; translated from the coding sequence ATGCATGAACTTTCCTTAGGCACCTGGTTTATCCACATTGCAACTCTATTTGAGTGGGGGATTGCAATAATAATAATTGACTATATTTCATCAATATCCAAGAACAAAGCTTTGGGTTATTTTGCTCTAGCAATGTTGCCAAATTTAGCTAGTGCTATGGCAGCAATCACATGGCATATATTCGACAACAGTATTGAATTGAAAGGATTAGTTGTTCTACAGGCAGCTCTTACAACTTTAGGAAATACATGCCTTGCATTTGCTGCTTGGAATTTGTTTAGAACTGAGTCATCACAACCAAACCAATGA
- a CDS encoding peroxiredoxin has product MKRRQLIKSFVLFFSILFVKPSSLFASINSISLGQKAPDFLLNGFNKNNPKQKEWSLDDFSGEWLILYFYPKDFSSGCTLQAKAFQDNLSKFKKLNSSIVGISADNEEKHESFCTSAKLGYTLLSDTEGEISKSYDSWLDPYSKRNTFMINPKGIVVYKWIGVRPIGHAQEVLEELIKQKKIYA; this is encoded by the coding sequence ATGAAAAGAAGACAATTAATAAAATCCTTTGTATTATTTTTTAGTATTTTATTTGTTAAGCCTTCAAGCTTATTTGCAAGTATCAATTCAATTAGTCTTGGCCAAAAAGCACCAGATTTCTTATTAAATGGTTTCAACAAAAACAATCCTAAGCAAAAAGAATGGTCTCTAGATGATTTTTCAGGTGAATGGTTGATTTTATATTTTTATCCTAAGGATTTCTCAAGTGGTTGTACATTACAAGCCAAAGCATTTCAAGATAATCTTTCTAAGTTTAAAAAACTTAATTCCTCCATAGTTGGAATCTCTGCTGATAATGAAGAAAAACATGAATCATTTTGTACATCTGCAAAACTCGGATACACCCTACTTTCAGATACAGAAGGAGAAATAAGTAAATCATATGATTCATGGTTGGATCCCTATTCAAAAAGAAATACCTTTATGATCAATCCAAAGGGTATAGTTGTATATAAATGGATAGGAGTAAGACCCATAGGACATGCACAAGAAGTTTTAGAAGAGCTTATCAAACAAAAGAAAATATATGCATGA
- the rpmB gene encoding 50S ribosomal protein L28 has translation MSRVCQLTGTRANNGMSVSHSHIRTKKLQQANLQQRRLWWEEENKWINIRVTTRALKTIQKKGLGKYAKSLGVDLNKL, from the coding sequence ATGTCTAGGGTTTGCCAACTTACAGGCACAAGAGCTAACAACGGAATGTCAGTCAGCCATTCTCATATTAGAACCAAAAAATTGCAGCAGGCAAATCTGCAGCAGCGAAGATTATGGTGGGAAGAAGAAAACAAATGGATCAATATAAGAGTAACGACAAGAGCACTAAAAACTATTCAGAAGAAGGGATTAGGAAAGTATGCCAAGTCATTAGGGGTAGATTTAAACAAACTTTAA